Within Limisalsivibrio acetivorans, the genomic segment AGATGGTTTACTGCAGTTTCAGGGGTGTTTGACATCAGGTTCCCAGAAACTCCAGCGCATCCTCGTTTGTGTTGTAGATGCCGAAAAGCCTGTTAAGGTTTGTATTATCGAATATCTTTTTTATATCGTCGTTAACGTAGGTAAGAAAAAGCTCCATCCCCTTCCCCTTCAATAGTTTAAGGATCTGAATAAGCTCTCGCAGACCGGAGCTGTTAAGATAGGCAACACGGGAAAAGTTTATGATAACAGCGTCAACGCCCCCTTCCAGAGAGGATACGTAGGTTTTCATCTCCTCACCGTTATAGGAATCGATCTCATGAAGAGGATAAAGCACCTCTGCTGTTTTACCGCTGTGTGTCTGAGTCTCGCTCGTGAAAGCCATCCGCTCCTCCTATCCCATCAGCTTGCGTAATTCAAGCTGCCTCTTGAAAACATATTTAATAACCTTGTCTCTGTCAACGTTATTAATGTCTATAAATTCCAGTCCTGCCTCATATTTCCCTTCTTCGAGGGCAACGGCTCTTCGAACCCTGCCCTGTATGCTCTCAAGGCCCGGGATGGCACCATCGAAGTAGACCTCTACCATTTCCTCCATCTCCATCCGGCATTCGCTTATAATCCTTATACCGCCGCCGGATATATCATGGACACTGGCTATGCAGAGCTTCTCCTTAATGCTTCCGTCCGGCTCCTCCCGAGTGAGCAGGACCTTTATCTTTGCTCTGGTATTTACCCGGAAATATTCCCGCAATTCCTTGCGGTAAACAGCATCAGGCTTCTCAATCTCCAGGAGAGGGATAACCTCTTTCACTCTTTTGATCACCTTCGATCTGAAGTGAAAGCGTCCCTGCTCAGATACATATGCTACATCAAGTATAACACCGGAAGAGAGCGGAATCGTAACTGTTTTTTCAGTGGGCATCGTTATAAGGATGGATTTGGGCTTAACATCCTCGATGCGGGAATCATAGGTTCCCGGATAATCGCCCGACTTAACCTCAAGGATAACCTTCTGGTTTATAATCAGGAATTTATCCACTTTTGTATATTTTTCCAAACCGCTTAACTCCGTAGCTATTCAAATATTCGGTATATTAACACAGACAATTGGCCGCTGTGGAATTACTTGTCTATAGTAGAAATTATCATCCTTTTCAACTAATTTCAAACTAGTAAGACGCCGCCCGGCGGTTTTCCGGACGGCGAAGGGAAATATTTTGCGTATTTTTACGAATCTTTCTTAGACCTTAACAGTCCTGCTGCCCGGCTTAACAAGCTCAAGACCCTTCTTGCAGAGGGGGCACTCATCGGGCTCGTAGGAGTGTACATCTATCCGGAGGAGCGGGTAGTAAGGTACGCCGAACTCTGCCTTTCCGTTGCTTCTATCCACAAGGCTCACAACTCCGACAACCTTTCCGCCTGCATCCTCAACTGCCTTTATGCATTCCTTTGTGGATTTTCCTGTTGTAACAACGTCCTCGGCTATAACCACCGGCTCACCCTTTCTGAGGGTAAAGCCCCGTCTCATCGTCATCTCACCTTCATGCCTTTCTGTGAAAAGGGAGCGCTTGCGAAGCTGTCTTGCATACTCGTACCCGAAACGTATTCCACCGATGGCAGGGCTTACCACTGTACAGAATTCGAGGTGGTATGTCTGCATCTCGAGGAGATGGATAAGCTCCTCCGATATTGCTGGATACTGCAACACAAGTGCGCACTGGAGAAACCTGTCGCTGTGAAGACCGGAGGAGAGCAGGAAATGCCCCTCCAGGAGTGCATCATGCCTTTCGAACACCTCTAAAATATCATTTAATCTGTCCATCCCATCTCCTCCTTTATAGCTTCTGCGGCCTCTTTGGGGTTATCCGCCTTTGTTATCGGTCTGCCGACCACAATATAATCCGTACCCATCTGTCTGGCATCCGCCGGCGTCACCACCCTCTTCTGATCATCGACGGAAGCCGATGCAGGGCGGATACCGGGAGTTACTGTTATAAAATCCTCACCAAGGTTCTCTTTGATAATCTGGGTCTCCTTCGCCGAGGAGACAACGCCATCCATACCCGCCCTTTTGGCTATCTCTGCCAGTTTGAGCACGTATGAGGCTGTGTCGGGGGTGACGATGCCGTACTGGGAAAGGTGGTTTTCGTCAAGGCTAGTAAGAACCGTTACACCGAGCATAAGCGGTCTTTTATCCCCAGCGGATTCTGATACCTTATCCACAGCGGTTTTCATCATCTCCTCACCACCCTGCACGTGCATATTCATCATCGATACGCCGTACTTAAGGGAGGAGAGACAAACCTTTGATACAGTATTGGGGATATCGTGGAACTTGAGGTCAAGGAAGACCTTCTTCCCTTTGTCCGCAAGGTATGAAAGGGCATCGGGACCGCAGGAGACGAATAGCTCAAGACCCACCTTGTACCAGTTCACCGCATCTCCTACAGATTCAACGATACCTTTTACGGGCTCAAGCTCTGAGTAATCGAGCGCAACTATAATCTCTGGCTTCATAAGCGACACCTGTTCGTAACAAGAATATTGGTTTAGGGTGTTCTACGGTTTGATTATCAGCGGCGGATAATTCTTCTGAAAGTGCTCTCAGTTTTGAGAGGCACAGACATTTTTGTAACTATCTCAGAAAGAAGCTGTTCTGCATAATCAGCCTCGGAACCACCAAGCTTACCCCTCGAGCTGCGAAGCATCTCAGCGGACCATAGTATTTCGCCGGTTTCAATGCGGATAAGCTTTGCGGTCAGGTGGGCTTCGGAATAGGTTTTGAAATCACCCACTCCGTTCTGCTTAAAGGATATAAGCTTTCCGGTCAGAATCGTATCTGCGCCAACCTGCTTAAGTTTCTGAACGGTTTCCTGGGTAAGCGTACCTATCTCAGCACCCTTGAACTGGTAACCGACCTCTTTCATTATCTTGTCCACATCGTTTCTGTCCACCAGGGTGAATAGCTCCGATCCCACAAGCTCCGCTGTGAACTTGCTGGTAATATTGCTGACGTCGTAGTTGTGCCCATCAGTTTTGCTGAAATCAATGATTGCAACCCTGTTTACTACAGCTGCGGAGAAGTTCTTGGAATAGTTAACTTTATCTATTTTGGACTTGCCTCCGCAGGCTACAAGCAGTAGGGCGGCAAAAACAATGAACAGCCTTTTCATCAGGACCTCCGTATTTCACTAAAACCGCTTTATGATAAGTCAGGCGAAGGGATGGGTCAAGCAGGATTTAGTCCATATCCTTACTGAGCTTTACAAGTTTGCGTTTGAGGTCGGCTTTTTTTCTCGCACTTTCATCGCTGTCCCCCTCTCCTTCTTCAAGGAGGCGGGCGTTTTCAACGATGCGTTTTATTCGCTCAGCGAGGATCCGTCCCATATCATTATGGACCTCTTCACTCCCCTCTTCGGTATACTGATCGTTGGCTGTTATTATTATATCATTCTTAAGGGCAAAAAAGAAACTGCTCACCTGATAGAAATTGCTAAGCCTATTTAGAAGCGCAATCTTATGCTGGAGAATCAGTTCCCTGTCGATTAAATCCGGCATGGCCTTTACGGGCCCCCATTTCATTGTGTACTGTCCCGATTGTTTCGATAAGGGTTCAATACCTGAAATACGCAGGTTATGATACTAATCGAACTTTTCTGGAAATACTTGAAGCAATATATGCATAAAATAAGACCATAGAAATTCCATAGATTTAATCGGTAGCTATAACGTTTACACTAAAGAGGAAACAACGTGAGACGTGAAGCGCTTTTTCGTTAAACAGGTGACTAGTAGCCAATATTCTGTTTAGCAAATAACCCTCTTAATCTTCCCCGAATGTTTTACAACCGAATGAGCTCTTTTGGAACCGCCCGGAAGTTTTGGCCGCACGTGACAGAAGAGTTAATCTTAAATATAGAATGCTTAAATGTATGAAGTGAGGTTACACTCCTCAGCATCAGCAAAACTTCAGGTGGAAAAAGAGTGAAATGAGGGAACCGCCATCAATTACGAATTTATGAATATAAATGAGTAACAATGGGGGATGTAAAACTCTGAGGGAATAGTTTTGCATACTTTTGCGCCAAAAGTATGGCGTGCCTTAGCACGTAACCAATCATTAGTGACTTATTTAGTATTATAGTATGAAAGTAAAAGATCGCAGGGAACTTTTTAGGGAAAACTTTCCCCTTAGTCTTAATTATATTTATGGAATTTTCCATCCATGGAAATTCCATCGTTGATCGGGTAGGGAAACCCTCCCCTCTCGCACTTCCGGCTACGTGAATTGCGCAGTGCCCAATTCAGCTACGCCTTCAAGGCTTCCATCCATACTAATCTGGGAAATTCATCATCCTGAGAATTTCCCTGCCGCTACGCTTGGCAAAGCCTTCGCTCCGCTTACTTCCGGCTACATAAATTGAATACAATTCAATTCAGCTTCGCCTTCAGGGCTTCCATCCTTGGAAGCCTGTTACCTATCAAT encodes:
- a CDS encoding STAS domain-containing protein, producing MAFTSETQTHSGKTAEVLYPLHEIDSYNGEEMKTYVSSLEGGVDAVIINFSRVAYLNSSGLRELIQILKLLKGKGMELFLTYVNDDIKKIFDNTNLNRLFGIYNTNEDALEFLGT
- a CDS encoding flagellar brake protein — encoded protein: MEKYTKVDKFLIINQKVILEVKSGDYPGTYDSRIEDVKPKSILITMPTEKTVTIPLSSGVILDVAYVSEQGRFHFRSKVIKRVKEVIPLLEIEKPDAVYRKELREYFRVNTRAKIKVLLTREEPDGSIKEKLCIASVHDISGGGIRIISECRMEMEEMVEVYFDGAIPGLESIQGRVRRAVALEEGKYEAGLEFIDINNVDRDKVIKYVFKRQLELRKLMG
- the pyrE gene encoding orotate phosphoribosyltransferase, with amino-acid sequence MDRLNDILEVFERHDALLEGHFLLSSGLHSDRFLQCALVLQYPAISEELIHLLEMQTYHLEFCTVVSPAIGGIRFGYEYARQLRKRSLFTERHEGEMTMRRGFTLRKGEPVVIAEDVVTTGKSTKECIKAVEDAGGKVVGVVSLVDRSNGKAEFGVPYYPLLRIDVHSYEPDECPLCKKGLELVKPGSRTVKV
- the pyrF gene encoding orotidine-5'-phosphate decarboxylase; amino-acid sequence: MKPEIIVALDYSELEPVKGIVESVGDAVNWYKVGLELFVSCGPDALSYLADKGKKVFLDLKFHDIPNTVSKVCLSSLKYGVSMMNMHVQGGEEMMKTAVDKVSESAGDKRPLMLGVTVLTSLDENHLSQYGIVTPDTASYVLKLAEIAKRAGMDGVVSSAKETQIIKENLGEDFITVTPGIRPASASVDDQKRVVTPADARQMGTDYIVVGRPITKADNPKEAAEAIKEEMGWTD
- a CDS encoding CsgG/HfaB family protein; amino-acid sequence: MKRLFIVFAALLLVACGGKSKIDKVNYSKNFSAAVVNRVAIIDFSKTDGHNYDVSNITSKFTAELVGSELFTLVDRNDVDKIMKEVGYQFKGAEIGTLTQETVQKLKQVGADTILTGKLISFKQNGVGDFKTYSEAHLTAKLIRIETGEILWSAEMLRSSRGKLGGSEADYAEQLLSEIVTKMSVPLKTESTFRRIIRR